The genomic window agagaggaacagACACCTATGGGCAGGGCAGAGCTTGAGGAGACCCTCCCACTATTTTTGTTATCCTTCTTTGAAAACTCAGCCCTGCTACCTCATCAGAAACCTGACTTTACACAGAGCCCCTGTGGTAGGGGGTGGAATGAGGGAAAGTGTGCTGAGGTCAGGGAGATGACCCAGAGGCTGGGAAGGTACTCCTCCCCCAGCTCCAATAAACAACTGCAGCCGCCTTCTATGCACCCTTGGCTGGGATGAGGAGGTGGAGAGGGGAACACCCTAACTAGGGGACACCCTTCCTGCCACCTTGCCATGCTATATTTAGGCTGAGGGAGGGGTACGGGATGACCCCCCAAGACGGGTGTCAGCTTTCCTCCTGAAAATAGCTcagggggaggggagtggagtcCCGGGGTGGAGGTGTTGTAGGGTGACCGGCCCTGTGGTATAACTGTCCCGGGGCTCTCTCCAACTTCATCTTTCTTGGGGTTTCGTGGGGTCTCTGTCCCCCTCTCCCTGAAACTCTGTCTCCACTCTTTGTCTTGGTTTCTGTCACTTTTTATTTCTGTGCCTTTCCCCTTTTCTGCCTTCATCGTTCACTATCCACTCTTTCTCTAAGCAGGTCATTCTATTAGAAATACACCTTTATGTGAGTTCCATACTACCTGCAATTTCTCTTGGCTGAGCTCAGGGCCCGACGACCCTCTCCACAGTCCCCACCCAGGAAATTCCAGGATAGAGGACCATGTGGGAGAGCCCCCCACATTCACTGCCCCCCAGGGCCTCGGATCTTATCACTGCCCAAGTCCAGCTGGTTAATGTCTGGCACGGAGCTCCTGGGAAAGTGGGGATGTGAGCAGAGGGTGGGAATCTGCCCCAGCATTGACACTAAATTGGCAAAAGAAGGCAAAAGAATCTCAAAGCCCAGACTCTTGGATATGacggaggagggggctggggtcTGACTCCCGAGTGTGAGgaaggagggggctgggggcccAGACCTCTCAGTCTGAGgaaggagggggctgggggctcAGACCCCTCAGTCTGAGGGAAGAGGGGGCTGAGTGCCTGGACCCCTGACTTTGAGGGAGAAGGTTGGGGACCCcaactcctgggtctgagggaggaaggGGCTGGGGTCCTGGACTTCTGAGTCTGAGGGTGCTGGGACCCGTACTCCCGGGTCTGGGGGCGGAGGGGGCTGGGGGGCCCGGATTTCCGGGTCTGAAGGAGGAGAGGGCCGGGGCCCGTACTCCTGATTATGAGGGAAGGCGAACTGGGGCTGGGGAAGCCCTGATTTccaggtctgagggaggaggcagCTGGGGGCCCGGACTCCCGGGTCTAACGTAGGAGGGCGCAAGGGGCTGGGATTCCTGGgtcagagggaggagggggcCGGGGGGCCGGGGGCCCGGACTGCCCCCGGGACCGAGAACCGCCGCGTGCGAGCTAGCGGCCCGGCTCCCGCGGTCCGGCGCGAGTGGAAGtcggccccggccccgccccgccgatggcccgcccccgcccccgcccccgcccccgcccccgccccgggcCCTCCCGAGCGTGTGCGGCGCGGAGCCGGCGGGCGCGGGCGGCCCTGCAGACAGCGAGCGGGAGGTGGAGCCGCCGCCGCGCCAGGGGCCGCCGAGGAGCCAAGGACGGCGCCCCAGGTAAGAGCCTCCCGCCTCCGCCCCCGGGATGCCGGCGTCCGGGTCGCCCTGCCCccgggtggggaggggagggggcggggccggTGGGGGCGGGGCTTGgcggaggaaactgaggcaggagcGCAGTGTCCGGGATATCCAGTGCGTCCCCCCCCAGCAGGGTCTCAGGAGTCCTGCCCTTCAGTCCAAACCGTCTGGTGGAAGGAGGGGCCTGGGAGTCTGCATTTTCAGTACCTGGAGAGGAGGGACCTGAACACCAGAACTCCTGGGTCCCGAGGGAGGAGGGTCCTGCGGGCCCATCAACTCCCTGGTgtgagggaggagggagattGGGGCTAgaactcctgggtctgagggaggagtgGTCCGGGATTCCTGGACACCTGAGTACACGAGAGGAGGGAGCTGGGGGccggactcctgggtctgagggaggaggggtcgGGGACCTGGATCCTGGGTCTGAGGGGAGGGAGCGGGGGCCTGAACTCAGGATCTGGGAGAGGAGGGCCTGGGGACTCGGACTCCTGAGTTTGAGCGAGGAGGGAACTGGGGCCCCCCGACCCCTGGGTCTGAGGATGAGGGGGGTGGAAGCTGGGACTCCTGGTCCTGGCTGGGGCAACATGCGCTCCTCTTCACACCCCACCCTTTCCGTTTCCCATCTCTGCGCCAGGGCAAGCAGCCACTCCAGGTATGTACTGTAGAAGTCTTGGGCGGGCCCTGGCCTGTCCTGTGAGGAGGGAACATTCCAGGAAGCAGCCTCGGGGACCCAGGGCCCTTAGGGACCCGGGTGTCCAGGCCCGGCCCGCGCCGCCCCCGCCGAGTCTGGGAGATGAATGGGCCGGGGAGGAGGATGTAATCTTTTCCAGCCTCCTCCATCCgctgcctctcccctccccccatcccAGCCAGGAACCATCACCTGGGCAGGGAAGGGGCCTCTGGGAAGGGGGCGGCCCAACTCCTGGGTACCTTGTGTAGTAAGAGGAAAGCAGGGAAAGGCATATCAGGGTCTCATCCCTCCCCCCACCTGTCTATCCAATCTGCCTGTTCCTCCTTCTCCCTAGGTGGTTGCCCCCTCCTTCTCCTGAAATGTCAGGAAGGAGGGGGCCAACTGTGTCCCCCACAGGGGCCCCCTGGAGCCTGGGGGCCCCCAGCCCGGGAGCTTGGAGGCGGAGGAGGTGCTGACAGGTCTGGTAACCACCCCCTGCTTCCCAGCCCTCTCCGGGATACCCTTTCCCAGATCCACGGGCTTCTAGAATATTGTAGAGAAACTGCAGTAGCCACACCCCCCACAGCATCTCCCAGTCCTGGGTCTAGTTCACAGACAGAGAAACGGAGTCCTTGCCTGAGAGGGGGAGTGTCTTGCCGTGTTAGTGGCAGTTTTCAGCTGAACTTGGGTCTTCCCAGGATCCCAGAACTTGGCCTTTCTCAAAATTTTGGAACTCACACCTCTTCCAAGCAGCAGGATTTGGGGTTCCTCAGGGTTATAGAGGTAAGATGGGCAAGTGAAATTGCCCAGGGTGGGTTCAAGTCCCGTCACTGTcgcttgctagctgtgtgacctggtgCCTGTAACAAGTCTCTCTGAGCCTGTGTTTCctcatttgttttttattattactgttgttagttgccatagggtcaattccaactcatggcgatgcagagtagaactgagctgcttaaggttttcagggctgtgacccttcagaagcagattgccagccctttcttccgaggcacctctgggtgggttcaaaatacCAATCTTTCAAGTTGaaagcttaactgtttgcaccacccggggactcctcgTATTAGTAATAGTAATAGAATATTTATTACTAATTTAGAAGTTGGGTATTATCCAAGTCCCAGAATATAGGGTCCTTAAAAATTCTAGAACAAGGGCCTCCCCATGGTTCTGACATGCAGGCTTCCCTGGGGTTCCCAGCTTTTGCAGTCTTCTCTAACCCCAGCTCCCCCTCTCTCTTCAGGTGCTCAGCAAGATGCTCCCCCACCCCTCCAGCTCTCTCCccatcctcctcctcttcctcctccccagcATCCCATCAGAGCCCCGTCCCCCACCCACACCACTACCCCCATTTCTGGCCCCTGAGTGGGACCTCCTGTCCCCTCGAGTAGCCCTGTCCCGGGGCGCCCCCACAGGGCCCCCCTTGCTCTTTGTGTTGGAGGCTGGGGCCTTTGGGGAGCCTGGGGGCACTCCAGCCAACCGCAGTCGCCGCGGGGTGAGCGAGACAGCACCTGCCAGTCGCAGGGGTGAGCTGGCTGTGTGCGATGCAGTCAGTGGCTGGGTGACAGACCGCCGGACAGCCGTGGACCTGCGTGGGCGTGAGGTGGAGGTGCTGGGCGAGGTGCCTGCAGCTGGCGGCAGCCCCCTCCGCCAGTACTTCTTTGAGACCCGATGCAAGGCGGAAAACGCTGAGGAAGGTGACCCTGGTGGGGGTGGCGCGGGCTGCCGGGGTGTAGACCGGCGACACTGGGTATCTGAGTGCAAGGCCAAACAGTCCTACGTGCGGGCATTGACCGCTGATGCCCAGGGCCGTGTGGGCTGGCGATGGATTCGAATTGACACTGCCTGCGTCTGCACACTCCTCAGCCGTACTGGCCGGGCCTGAGGCTGGGCCCGGGAACTGGACAGGCCAAGGAAGAAGACACCTGGATGCTGAAGGACCTTGGGGAAGGCCTGGCTGTGCTGGGGGTCTGTTTGCAAATTTGTCAAATGCATGCCAAATCCCAGCTCTTTGATTTTAAGAGCTCAATCTGTGTAGGACAGGTGATAAAACCAAGTGGGGTATTGAAAGATGAATAGTTCTGCTGgaggataatgatgatgatgatgatagccaATATTTACTTAGTGTATATCAGCCCTAATACATAACACCTCAGATAACTCTCTTGGATTGGACCATTGGAGGCCCTCAGCTTCTAAATTGCTGACCCTTCATTTTCAGAGGATACTGCCTGGCCCACCCTGGAGAGAGGGATAAGAAGGGTGATATGTCAATAAGTGGGTGAGAGAGCTTAAAATCAGCCAGAAGACCTTAAGAACATGACCTCATGGAAAGGCCTTTGAGTATCTGGGAACCAGGGCTCAAATGAGAAATCTTGCTTGGTCAGAAGGCGAAGTGTTGGTTTAGAACTTTGAAACTGTCTTGAAAAGTAGTGAGCCCCCCATCACACGGGGAGTACAAGTAAGGTTGGATGATAGGAGGTGAGGATGCTGGAAAGTtcagccctgtgcagggagttggGGTCAGGTTTCTATCTCTCCCATCCCCACCTCAGACTTTACCCACATTGGGAAAGAAATAGACCTTAAAATCATCTGGCTTGAGTAAGACATTGGGTTTTGACCAGATGGCCTGCCCTGGGTTAGGATCAGGTGTCATTGGGAAACTGACGGGCCTtgagtaccaaaaaaaaacccaaacccattgccttcgagtcgattctgactcatagcaaccctacagtagtGTCGAGAAAATCCACAGAAAGGCCCCCAGAAGGCTGAATGGTAGAACAGTGGAACCCTGGGCCAGGCTGTAGAAGGCAGCCTCAGTTTTCCCTGCCTGAGAGTGGGCTGGTAGGATGAGATCATGGGGCCAAAGAAGCAGAGCCCTTGACCAAAAGGCCTTTAAAAGGAGGTGAGGAGGGAAGCCAGGGGCAGACCCCCACACCCCCAGGATACCCTTTCATGTATAACCACTCCATAGTCCCACCCCTCttgccaacacacacacacaccccaaaccaaaacaaaaaacaacaaaaaaaaaacctcactgtatagttaattccaacccatagcaaccccacgtgctacagagtagagctgtttcatgggttttttttttggctgtaatctttagggaagaacatcaccaggcctttcttccgtgacctgggtgggtctgaactgccaacctttagattagtagtccagcacaaaccattagcaccacccagggaccttcacacATGTGCgcgtgcaaacacacacacattcttttaGGGCCACCTTGAGCTAGGGACGTAGACATTCCCCTTCCCCCACCAACACAGACTGGATCCCTGGGAAGGGCTAGGGGGAAGGTTGGGAGGGGTCTGATTTCCTCTGTTTCTACTTCTCTGCCTTCTAGATCTCTGGTTCCCACTCTGTCTCACTTCCTGCGTGTCTTGTCTCTGGTTCAGTAGCTCTCTCTCTGTTCCTGTCTGTTTCTCCCTCAGTGTCTCTACCCATTCCTTTGTGTATTTCATTCTCACTCATCAAAGCTCTCTGTGtcgttctctctcttttttccccaaGTATTCCGCTGTGGGTCTCTCCCTTGTCACCCACCCCCATACCCAGGTGGAAGTTTTCAACCAAATCAAAGGCAGACAGGGCGGGCCTCACAGACTGGGAGGGACAGAGGGCGAGGCAGTAGAGGCTCTGGGAAGTCTGGAAATCGTTACCCCCAGAGTGGGTAGCCAGCCTGGAAGAGGGAGGAAGCAACTTGAAGGGCTGGGACTTTGTGATTGGGGTCTAAATCCGGAGGAAAGTGGGTGCTCCTCATGGACTCCTTTATGCTCTGGGTAGACTCCCTCCCCCTCTTTTGGGTTCCTTACCTCCCCTTTCTGGATCTCTGACCCTACCCCCAGGTTTCTGTCCTCCGTTGCCCCCTCTTTGAGACCCTGTTCCCCTCTCTCTGTAGACCCTGTCTCTCAGGGTTTCTGTCCCTCCATCTCTGTGGGTCTCTGTccacctccccaccctccccaccatTCCTCTAGCTAAGTTTCTGTTcctctctctctgggtctctatCCCCCTCCTCGGTCTCTGGCCCCCTCTCTCTGGGATCTCTGAAACTCTCTCCATGGACTTCTGTCCCCCCCATCCTCACCCCTGGATCTCTGCCCTTCTTTCTCTAGGTCTCCTCCAGACTTTCTCTAGGTCTCTGCCTCTTCCGTCCCTGGATCTCTTTCTCATGATATACATCCTCATGCCCGAAAGCTCTTTATTGGCTGGATGTGGGGTAGGTGGGTTCTGTCACCtggggcaacaacaacaacaagcctgcTCCTACTGGGACTCCGAGTGGGGGCGGAGCCATGGCGGGTCGGACCCTGGCTCTGCGCTATGGCCCCCTGTGGCCTCCCATCTCTTGGACCGAGGTGCCTGGATCCTGGCCCGAATGGCATCTCACCAGCAGTGGCGTCGGCCACCACGTTATCCCATCTGCGTCCTTTCCCCCGCCCACTGTGCAGGTGAGAGGACTCTGGCTCCTGGGCCAGATGGGGTGGGGGCCCAAAAGCTTGTCTCTGAAGGAGGAGAGGCTGGGTGCTGAGGAATGGGGAGTGGGTCTTGGGTTCCTGTCTGAAAAAGGAGGAGGGAAATTGGATGCAGTTAAGAGAGGAAAGGGTGGGGGCTCGACTGGCAGAGGACTAGGTTGGAGGCCTAGACTCCTAGGTCTTTTTCGCTGACGTCCTGCGCCTCTTCCCAGTCCACGGTCGCGGAGCCCCTACTCCCCAGCGCAAAGCAAGGTCCGCACATCTGGGCTTTCGACGAGGTCGTCAGCAGGTGGGAGACCACCTCGGGCTCGGCTTACGTGCCCAAGACCCACGGCGGTCCCTGCGCGCAGCCCAAGGCCCCAGAGCCAGCGGACCCTACGCGAACTGTGGGGATCAAGGATTTAGGGGAAAAGGTAAGATTGTGGGGTGTCCAGGCGGGGCGGGGACAAGGCAAGGAACGGCACTTTTGTCCCCTACGCCCTTACGTTGGGTTCCCGGGTCGCCTTCCCACAGCTCAAACAGCGAGCCTGGCGCCTCCCTCTGATCACGAAGCACCACTGCAGCGAAACGAGGGCGCAGTACACCGGCTGGCCTGGCCTGGACCCGCGCACCACCTTCGACATCGGGTCCCAACCCCTGGAGCTTGCGGACCACCACCGCAGAGGCCCTTCGCAGGTCGCAGAGCAGGGACGGCGCTGGCCGCTGGAGAGGACGGAGCTTGGAGCTCCTGAGGCGGGGTCCGAGGGCTCCTGAGGCTAGGCGCTTGGCTAGGGGGTCCCGGGAGCTGGGCGAGAGGGAATTTTTAGGCTAGGGGCGTGGCTTAAGCATTGGGGGTTGGTGATagaggctgggggaggggctTGGGTTTTTATGGGCAGggtcagagggaggagggaacCCCTACACGTTCCTGTctagtgattctgactcatagcgaccctgtatgacagagaactgccatagGGTTTCGTAGAGAAACcatagggtttcgtaggctgaaatctttacaggagcagatcgtcaggttttttctcctgaggagcagctggtggattcaactcaCCTCTCCACCTCTCCCTTAGCAGccagagtgcttaactattgtgccaccagggctccttgaggagagaaccaaacctgttgccgagtcattccaactcatagcgaccttatacgacagacaacaactgtcccacagagtttccaaggagcggctggtggattccaacggcAGACCTTTTGGGTAGCCGATGAGCTCTAAACTACTAGGGCTCCAGAGGagggaaccaaaaaaccaaacccagtgatgtccagtcgattccgactgatagcgaccctataggacagagtagaactgccccatagagtttccaaggagcgtctggtggattcagattgcagaccttttggttagcagccgtagcacttaaccacttcaccaccagggtttccaaacctgtcaaaacccagtgccattgagtcgattccgactcatagtgaccctatcggacagagtagaactgccccatagagtttccaaggagcgcctggcggattcgaacagccgaccttttggtttgcagccctagcacttaaccactatgccaccagaggaGGGAACAGGAGACCTTGAATCCAGGCTCTGAGGCCATAGGGTAACTAGTAGAACCTTGGGCCGGGCTAGGAGGGTTCTGGAGGCAGGAGGAGCAGGACTTCGAACCGGTCTGTTTTggtttgaacctctgctgagaatttgcatttcttacaAGTTCCCAAGCTATGCTAAATGCTGCTGGTTAGGTACCAATTCTGAGAACTACtagtagggcagtggttctcaaaatttatcatacttaagaatcacctggggatcctgttaaaaagtagattctaattcagtatagcaggggttcgaaccggaCTGTACGGGTTGGAAGCCCTGGGGCAGAGGTAGGTGGCGGTCTGTCCGTGGCCAGGCTAGGTGGCGCTGTGCACCTGGAGGCGGGACTAGAATATTCTGACACTGGCCAGGGGAGTTCTTTAGACAAGAGGCGGAGCTAGGCTTTCTTGAATGGGAAGAGCCATGAAGCAGCTGAGTTCCAGTTGGCGGGAACAGGAAGATTTGAGTCTGGGAGCGCAGCCGGCAGGTTTTTTTGCGGCTGGGGGCTTGGCTTGGAGTTCCTTGGTGGAGCAGAAAGTGTCTGGATTTGGGGGTAGAGACTAGCAAGGGTTCTGATTTGGGGAGCGAAACTAAAGTACCCTGGCACGAGAATGGGCAGGACAGATTCTGAGTCTGGGGACGAAACTCAAGGTTCGTAACCAGAGTATGAAACCTCTCTTGCTCATTCCTCCTCTCCCGATCTAATCCGCAGGCTCTTGTCCCCTGGGCTAGGAACTCCGAGCTGGCCGGCCAGCCTTTCACCGTATCCGACCAGGGCATCCTGGACCGCCGTCAGCTGTACCTGACCACCACGGCCCGGGACTTCCGAGCCTACCCGAAGTGAGCCCGACTCCTCGCCCCCAGCGCCCCCCAGCACATATAGCCCACACACAGGCCAGTGGGACGTCCCTGGGGTCGGTTCTCCTTCTCTGACCTCGTAGTCTCTCTCAGCCTTCAGCTAGCTCCTGCACACGTAGGAACCAGAAGTTCAGACCTCAGCCCCTACCTCTTTCTGCGCCCAGGTACCCTAGTGTCAACCCTCAGGAACCTGCAGTAGGGACAGACACCCAGAGGGGATGGAGATCTGGGGGCGGACTCTGAGGATCGAGGGTGGGGCCTCCCTCAGTGTCTTGGCTCCTAGCTACTTCCCACGGATGCAAGAACCCCCAGTACCTCGAGGACCCAGGAATCTCGGTTAGGAGTCCTCGGCCCCATCCTTCCTAAGGGGTCCCAGACCAAATCTGGACTCCAAAAAATTGTGTCCTGTCCTCGAAACTCAGGAGTTCGGGTCTGCAGGCTCCTCAGGGCCCGAGGATCCAACCGTGCCCTCCCTGTCtcacccttccccccaccccaccaccaggaAGGAGTTGTCCGGATACCCCTGCAAAGACTCGCTGACCTACTGGAGCTTCGAGGAGACGCCCCAGGCCTGGGGCCACGGCCCACTGCGGCCGCCCTGTCCGCGGTCCTCTAGGCCACCCCAGCTGCCGCGGGTCCGCGTGCCCCGCGCGCGCCCGGTGCCGCCGGCCGTGCCCCACCGCGGGGCGCTGTCTCTGGCCCAAGAGTCGTTTAGCCCCCCGCTGCACCCTCTCCGCGGGCTGGACCGCTTCTGCCCGCTGGAGGCGCCCTGGGGCGGTCCCCACTGGAAGCCAGTACCGGCCATCTACAGCGTGCCGCAAGCCTACGGCACTGAGAACTCGCGCTATGGCAGCTGCAAGCCCGCGCTGATCTGAGCAACCGGCCAGCTCAGCCCGGGACTCGCCCCCCGAACGTGGAGGGGGCCGAAGCGCGATCCCCGTCTGCTATGCGAAGGCGAGGCTGAGCCTGGGACACGCCCGTTGGCTCTTTTAgcggtgtgggggggggggggccagGCACGCCCCCTGTAGTGGAGGGGCTGGGCTTCTGTTAATCAAAAATCCccccaaacccactactgttgagtctttccgactcttagtgaccttgtagagcagagtagaactgccccacagggtttccaaggagcgcttggtggattctaactgccgtcttggttagtagtcaaaacccttaaccactatgccactagggcttccttGTTAATCAAAGGCGGAGTTAAATAGCCTAAACCATGTCCACGTGGGCGTGCGGTATTTGGGCTCCGGCTAAATCCCTTGTTGGGGATGTCTGGAGCACAATTGAAGTCTCAGCTGATCACCGTTTCTGGGTCGGAGGGGCTGGCTCCAGAGATGGGCTGAGGCCGGGCTTCATGGGAACCAGGTCCTGCTAAGGGCTTCCTCTGCCCTACTTCCTGTACCCCCCACGACTTCTCTGGCACCCAAAGCCAGAGTGTCAGGTCCACATCACTGCAGGTATCTCACTCAGTGGGGGTTGGGTGCTCCCTGACCTTGTCCACCTCTCGCCCCCGGGGGGATTAGTGTCCAGGTTACTTCACCATGCCCCCGCGGCCCAGTGGCCTTGTCGCCCCCGCAGTCCACAGGTATAAGGCCAGGTAGGGGAGGCAGGGGAGGCACTGAAGATGGAGACACTACAGGTAAGAGCGTGGGGCACACGTGGGACAGAGGGACAGAGAGCTGTGACCTGATGCCCTGAGGAAAAATGGGTCTCTTTCTAGAAGTGGACAGCGTCTGCCTAGAAGGGAGGGGTTTGGGCAGGGCCTGATGGTAGGCATCTGAAATAGGGGTTAACTGGGGTGCCCTGGCATGGGGGTCGGGCTGTGGGTTGGACCCTGAAGGTGGATGTCAGGGATGGCAGGTCAAAGGGGAGGGGTGGGCCCTGAATGAGTGACTCTAGGGTGGAAGGTGAGGGCTCAGGGCAGGGTCTCAGCCCCTGAGATGCTGCCTTGCCCCAGGGCCTGCTGCTGTGGCTGCTGCTGGGGGGGGTGTGGGCATCCAGGGGGCCACTTCGGCCACTGTGTCGGCCCATCAACGCCACCCTGACTGCGGAGAAAGAGG from Loxodonta africana isolate mLoxAfr1 chromosome 11, mLoxAfr1.hap2, whole genome shotgun sequence includes these protein-coding regions:
- the NTF4 gene encoding neurotrophin-4; amino-acid sequence: MLPHPSSSLPILLLFLLPSIPSEPRPPPTPLPPFLAPEWDLLSPRVALSRGAPTGPPLLFVLEAGAFGEPGGTPANRSRRGVSETAPASRRGELAVCDAVSGWVTDRRTAVDLRGREVEVLGEVPAAGGSPLRQYFFETRCKAENAEEGDPGGGGAGCRGVDRRHWVSECKAKQSYVRALTADAQGRVGWRWIRIDTACVCTLLSRTGRA
- the SAXO3 gene encoding stabilizer of axonemal microtubules 3; amino-acid sequence: MAGRTLALRYGPLWPPISWTEVPGSWPEWHLTSSGVGHHVIPSASFPPPTVQSTVAEPLLPSAKQGPHIWAFDEVVSRWETTSGSAYVPKTHGGPCAQPKAPEPADPTRTVGIKDLGEKLKQRAWRLPLITKHHCSETRAQYTGWPGLDPRTTFDIGSQPLELADHHRRGPSQALVPWARNSELAGQPFTVSDQGILDRRQLYLTTTARDFRAYPKKELSGYPCKDSLTYWSFEETPQAWGHGPLRPPCPRSSRPPQLPRVRVPRARPVPPAVPHRGALSLAQESFSPPLHPLRGLDRFCPLEAPWGGPHWKPVPAIYSVPQAYGTENSRYGSCKPALI